The genomic interval GTCAAGGCCATCAAGATAGACGTTGAAGGCTATGAGCTTAGCGCATTGAAGGGCACTCGTGGTACGCTTGAGGCATACCACCCACTGGTGATAGCCGAGGCACTGGATGACCAGGCAGAGAACGCACTAAGGGAATATATGCAGGGACTGGGATATCATGTACGCAAGGCCGATGACCGTAACCTGATATTCACCCATGCCTAAGCGAGCACCCCGCCCATGTACCAAGCCCATGTGCAAGGAGTACGCAACCAAGGGCAGCCGATGCGATAAGCACCAGCCCGAGGCATGGAGTACCAGCAAGGACAAGAGCAGGC from Candidatus Obscuribacterales bacterium carries:
- a CDS encoding FkbM family methyltransferase, whose protein sequence is ACYERMAANMALNPGSNYAVYQSAIGDKQGTVSMDDVKGRPRITSAGKVKDGGIIPMSTIDSMVFTHPVKAIKIDVEGYELSALKGTRGTLEAYHPLVIAEALDDQAENALREYMQGLGYHVRKADDRNLIFTHA